The DNA window GAGCGGAAGCGATCGGCAACCTCCGCCTCCAACAGGCGAATGTAACGCACATCGGCTCCGATGACCTTTCCGATGACGGCGGCTACCTCGCTGTAAGACATGGTCTCGGGGCCGGTGAGAATGTACTCCGCGTCGGGGAACGCTGGATCGGCGAGCGCATGCGCGGCTACCGAGGCAATGTCCCCGACCTCAATGAATCCGACACGCCCATCCGCAGTCGCCGAATAAATGCGCCGCTCGTCCTTTATTGTCGACTGGTGCTGCAGCTCGGAAAAATTCTGCATGAACCAACTGGGCCGGAGCACCGTCCAATGTGGCGCCGCCTGCCGCAGGTAAGCGTGAACCGCACCCATCATTGGCCCGCCTTCCGGCAAACTCGATGCGCTCAATAGCACGAAGCGATCGACACCAACCTCGACAGCTTGGTCGATAAATGGCTTCATTGCGCCAAGGACATCGGTGACCCCGGAGGGGGCGACTAGATAAACCGCTCGGACACCGTCGAGGGCGGCCGACCAAGTTTCCGACTGGCTCCAGTCGAAGTGGACACCATCAGGAGCGGGATTGCGCGAACCTGCCCTTGCCGGCAGTTTCATGCGGACAAGACATTCCACGACACGACGCCCCGTCTTGCCGGTTGCCCCTGTGACCAGGATAGCAGGGTTAGGCATGATTGGACTCTCCCATGACCTGCTTGAGAGCGTCAGAGCCACCGATGGCACGTAGAACGACGAGCGGATTCCAGTAGTCCTTATATCGCTGGATTCGGCCATCTTTCGTGGTGACGACGGAAATGTAGGTCTGGTCGTAAGGTTCGCCCGTCCTAATACCACGCCCTTTACACTCCATCTCGAGGATGACCGTCCCCGGAGTGTCCGTACGCCAGACCTGCGGAACGGAAAATCCATCGATGCTCAGGATCTCTGGAAATCTCTTGAGATGATCGGCAAGGGCGGACCGGCCATGTAGAACTTTCACGCTACCTGGTGGCGCATAGGGAAACTCCATCACGCCGTCCTCGGCGAACATTTCCAAAAAGCTTCCAGCCGAAGGCTCCAGCAGGTCGCCAATGGCCGATCGCAACATGGCGGAAAAGGTGGGTAGCACATCAGGGGACAAGGTCATTGACGACTCCTCATTTGGATGGAACGATATCGTTCCGTTCTGATAAATGGGAGTTCCTACGATGGAACGCAAGCGTTCCGACCATGAGGCGATAAAAAAGAAGCCCAGTGGCGCCGCCGTAATGCAGGAAGAGGTCACCCGCGCGCTGACCCGCGCCTTCTTCGAAGAATGGGCCCGATCCGGATATGGGGCCCTCAGTCTGGAGGCGGTCGCGGCGAGAGCGGGTGTGGGCAAGGCCGCGCTCTACCGCCGTTGGCCCTCTAAACTCGCCCTTGCCACTGAACGGTTGGAAGCAGTGGGAATCCCAGCGACGGCTTACGTTGACGCAGGGTCTTTCGAGGCGGATACGCTTACGCTGCTACGGAGTTTACGCCGGTTGCTAAGGCACCCGCTTGTGCGGCGAATATTGCCGGACCTTCACGCGGAGATGTTGAGGAATGTTGAACTTGCGCACGCCGTGAGGGGCCGCTTGCAGACGGAGCGGAGGCGCCGCGCCGCAGACATCTTCAACCGTGCAAAAGAGCGTGGCGAGGTCGATCAGGACGCAGATCCGGAGCTATTCAGCGACCTGGTGGGCAGCATGATTTACTGGCGCGTGATCGTAACCAATGCAAGAGTCGACCAAGCCTACCTCCGAATGCTGACCGCACTCGTCGTCAAGGCGTTCCGCAAAACTTGAGAAAAGCGCCACGAACCCGACTACACAGAAATGCCGCATCAACGAGGTGAGCGCCGCGTGGCGCAAGTGTCTTCCGCCCCGAAACGCCTCAGGCCGCGAACCCAGCATCCCGCATGCGTGCCTCGATGAAGCGTCGGGCGGCAATGAGCTCGGCCACCGGTTCTTCGGCTTTTTCTGTCCACATCTCCACTAGGAAGGCACCGCGGTAGCCGAAGGTCTTGAGCCAGCCGAATACCCCGCTGAAGTCGACGCAGCCTTCGCCGAAGGGGACGTCTCGGAACGAGCCGGGATGATCGGCCGTCACCGGCCGCGTATCCTTCAGGTGAATGGCGGCGATACGGTCGATTCCGAGCTCAAGCTCGGAGGCTACGTCATTGCGCCAGGCGCTGAGATTGCCGACATCCGGATAAACAGTGAACCAGGGGGAGCGGATGCGCGCCTCCCAGTCCTTCCATTTGCTGATCGAGTTGATGAACGGCGTGTCCATGATCTCGACGGCGAGCATCACCTGCGCCGCCGCCGCCCTTTCCACCGCCCATTGCAGGCCGGCCTCGAAGCGGGCGAGCGTGCCCGCGTCCTGCTCTTCGTAATAAACGTCGTAGCCGGCGAGTTGGATCGTGCGGATGCCGCAGTCGCGGGCAAGGCGGATCGCCTTCTCCATGATCTCTTTCGCGCGCTCGACAACGACTGGATCATGGCTACCGAAAGGAAAACGGCGATGACCGGACAGGCACATCGACGGCACGGAAATGCCGGTCTCGACCGTCGCGCGCACCAAAGCCAGTCGCTCTTCGGCGCTCCAGTCCAGGCGAGCAAGTCGGGCGTCGCTCTCGTCGACGGACATCTCGACGAAATCGAAGCCGCAAGCCTTGGCGAGTGCCAGCCGTTCCGGCCAGGAAAGCCCTGGCGGCAATGCCTTTTCGTAGATTCCCAGCGGATGGCGACGCATGGCCTCAAGCTCCCCAGATATCGGAGATGGCCTGTTGGAAGCCGGCGGCGGCGGCGACAGGATCGGTCGCCCCGTAAAGAGCGCGCCCGGCAATGAACACCTTGGCGGCGATATTGCGGAAGAGCGGCAGGTCGGCGGCGGCTATGCCGCCCGTCACCGACATTTCAAGGCCGATGTCGGAGAGCGCCTTCAGACGGTCGAGATCGTCCTGGCTCCAAGTCTGGCCCGCTGCCTGAGCGTCGCGCCCACGATGGAAGATCGCCTGACGAATGCCCAGCCGGCGCCAGTCACGGGCATCCTTGAACGTCCAGTTACCGAACAGCTCGATCTGAACATCGCCACCACGCGCCTCGGCCACGGCGAGTGCCCGCTCCATGGTCGGCAACGGCGCGGCGCAAACGACGGTCATCCAGTTGGCGCCGGCGTCGAAAGCCAGCTCAGCGAGCGTCTCGCCGGCATCAGCCGCCTTGAAGTCAGCCACCAACAGGTGATCGGGGTGATTGCGGCGCAACGCTCGCACTGAATCCATGCCACAGGCAAGGCAAAGGAGCGTGCCCGCTTCGAGGATGTCGACGCTGCCGGCCAGCTGCTCTGCAGCGGCGAGCGCGGGGTCGAGTTCGATGAAATCAAGGGCAACTTGCAGGGCAGGACGGGTCATGGGGCGGTTCCTTGGGATGGCGCGGAGCGGAGCGTCGCGAGGCGTTCCTCGTAGCCGGCGAGGGCTGCGATCAACTCGCGGTAGGCAGTGCGCTTTCGGGCGTAAGGGGCAAAACGGGAAGGGACCGGCTCGACCCGGGTGATCGGCGGCTCGAAGGCGGCCATGGCGGCGCGGAAATCGCGATAGGTGCCGGTGCCGACCGCCGCCGCCATGGCAGCGCCAAGACATCCGGTCTCCTCGACGGCCGGCAATTCAAGCGGCAGGCCGGCCGTGTCGGCCAGCATCTGCATCCACACCTCGGAACGGGCCGGACCGCCGGTCACCCGCAACGTTTCTGCGTCGGGAAAGCGCTGCCGCAACCGGTCAAGATGCTGCAGGAAGCTGAATACGACGCCTTCGTAGACCGCCTGAAGCAGGTGGGCGCGTCCGTGCAGGGCCTGCAACCCGTAAAAGCCAGCCTTCATGCCGAGGCCGGCGTTTGAGCCATAAAGGAAAGGCAGGAATATTACGTCGCTCGCGGCGGGGGGAAGCGCCGCCACCGCCTTGTCCATAGCGGCATAGTCGCGGTCGGCGAACTGGGCCGCCAGCCATTCGAGATTTGCCGCCGAGGTGGGGCTGGCGTCATGAACAATATAAAGCCCGGCCTCGGCGTGGTGGCCATAGACGAACGGAATGGAAAGACCGTCTGCCACATGATCGGTAACGCCGGTTGCCACCGACCAAGTGCCGAGTACGGCGTTGAGCCGCCGCTCGTCACCGATACCGGCGGCAAGGCTGGTGGCAACGACGTCGAACAAGCCGCCGACCACCGGCGTGCCGACGGCAAGGCCCGTGTCTGCCGCCGCCTGGATGGTGACCCCGCCCACGATCTCGGCCGAACCGACCGGAGAGGGGAGCGCCTCCATGATCTCGTCGATGCCGCAAAGACCAGCGAGCGCCGCGTCGTAACGACCGGCGCGCATATCGTAGAGATTGCTCTCGGAAATATTGGTGATCTCGGCGCCCAGCGTGCCGGTCAGCCGAAAGCGCAAATAGTCGTGCGCCATCATGATGCTGCCGATGCGCTCGTAGACAGCCGGCCGCTCGTCCTTCAGCCAGCGCAGAAGCGACACCGGATGACCGGTCCAGAGCGTCTGCAACGTGCGCGGATAGAGCTTCTCGGGTAGCCCTTCGCGCTGCCATGCGCGTACCTTGTCGAGTGCTCGCTGATCCGAGGACAGCATGGCCCGACCGAGCGGCCGTTGCTCGCGATCCAGCAGGAACAGACCCTTGCCTTGAGCCGAAATACCGATGCCGCTGATGGTCGCCGACGCGACGCCGCTTCGAGCGAGCACGTCGGCGATCACTCGGCATGTGGCTTGCCAGAGCGCCTCCATGTCACGCTCGGCCCAGCCCGGCTCGTCGGAGAGCACCGGCAGACCGCTCCGAGCAAGACCAAGCAGCCGGCCCGTTTCGTCGTAAAGACCGGCCTTCAGGAAAGTACCGCCGCAATCGATGCCCAGCCAGATCGGCATGCTCAGCGCACTCCCAGAAGGTGGTCGTATTGCACGCCGCGCGTCGCGAGGCGGATATGGTAGAGCGACGTCGCTGCGGTGATGAACAGTTCGTCCTGGTTCGGACCGCCGAACGTACAATTCGACACGCGCTCGGGGACCGGGATGGTGCCGAGGCGGCTGCCATCGGGCGCGAGGACCATGATCCCCTGCTCGAAACTGCAGTAAATGTTGCCGGCCGCATCGACCGTGAAACCATCCGGTATGCCGGGCTCGATGACGGCAAGGACGCGCGGGTCTTTAAGACGACAGCCCTCGACAACGTCGTAGGCAACGAGATGGCGATGCCCCTTGGTGGGGAAGTCGACCACCGACATGTCGGCGAGATAGAGCCGGCTCTCATCGGGAGAGAAGGCGATGCCGTTCGGCCGCTGTACATCGGTGGCGACGACGTCGATGTCGCCGGTGGCCGGATCGAAACGATAGACCCAACAGCCGATGACCTGACTTTCCGACTTGAAGCCTTCGGCGTCGCCGGTGATGCCGTAGGGCGGATCGGTGAACCAGATGCTGCCATCCGACTTGACGGTCAGGTCGTTGGGCGAATTGAAGCGGCGGCCATCGAACCGGTCGACCAGCATATGAACGCGACCATCCGGCTCGGTGCGAGAGATGCCGCGGCGGCCGTGCTCGCAGGAGACAAGACGCCCCTGACGATCGAGAGCGTTGCCATTGGCGAAGTTGGACGGATCGCGGTAGAGCGTGACGCTGCCGTCGCGCGACCAGCGAAACATGCGGTTGCCCTTGACGTCCGAGAAGATGACCGCGTCCTCGGCCGGCAACCAGACCGGCCCCTCGGCCCAGACTGCGGGCGAGGCGAGGCATGTCAGGACGCTATCGTGTCGGGTGAGGCCGGCGGGGGTATCGCCGGTGGAGGAGAGAAAGGCCGACATATTGATCTTCCCGGACGCAAGGGTCCCTTCGCGGGGAGCCTAAGCTCTCCGCGCTGGATGACGTGCGGTTGAAGCGATGAGGTTACTTGGCGCCCCAGATGGCCTTGTAGTGGTCCTGATAGCCGTTCTGCGGGTCGTAGACGTTCTTGTCGCCGCCGTCGAAGGCGATGTTGTCCTTGGTGACGAGGTGGACCGGCGTGACATAGCCCGACGGCTTCTCGCCAGCGAAGGCGCGATTGAACTCGTCGACGATCTGCCAGCCGTGCAGTTTCAGGGGTTCAGGAACGGTGGCCGTCTGGTGATTGCCGGAGCGGATGCGCTGGTAGGCGCTTTCCGAGCCATCGCCCGCCGAGATGTTGAAGGGGGCGCCAAGGCCATTCTTGCCGGCCGTCTGCAACGAGGAGGCCATGAAGTCGAAGTAGAGATCGTTGATGGCCAGCGAATACTGGTAATCTTCGCCATACTTCTGGATCAGCGAGAATGTCATCTGCGGCATACGGTTCGACGTGTCGGCCAGTGGCGTGTCGATGAACTCGACAACCTTACAGCCGGCGCACTTCTCGATCACCGCCTTCATGGCGTTCGCCTTGTCGAGGGCGATCTGATAAAGCGAGTCGGTGAAGATGAGGGCCTTGGCGGTGCCTTCAGACTTGGCGACGGCGTACATGGCCGCCGTCTTGGCGACATCGTCACTGTCGGAGGTGACGTTGTAGAAGACGTTGTACTCGGGGACCGGACCGGGCTTGGGGACCGCGTGCCAACCGACCAGAACGATCTTCTCCTGGACGGCCTTCTTTAGGGCCATCTTGGCGACGTTGGGGTTCCAGCCACCGATGACGATACCGTCCGGCTTCTTGGCGATGGCCTGATTGAGGGCGGCGAGCTGATCCTTCACCGACCCGGCTCCATCAAGAACGTCAAGCTGCCAGCCGGCTACCTTGGCGGCTTCCGCCACGCCCTCTTCGACACCGAGCACGCCGCCGTTCTTCATGTCGGAGGCGATGTAGATGATCGACTTGCCCTTGGCGATGGCGGGACCGGCGGTCGGGCCGTCCCAAGAGGAAGCCGGAGCGGTAGCCTTGGCGACCAGCGCCTTCGCCTCGTCGAGGAAGGCATCGGCGCGAGCGGGCAGCGTGGCGATCACGGCGGCGGCGAGCGTGGTTGAAAGCAGTAAGCCAATCCTTGTCATAGCGTTTTCTCCTTCACTTTTTCCAACCATGTCCCCGATTCCAATCCTCCCGGAGACACGGCGGCTTTCTTGTCATTGGTCACAGTGGTTGTGGCTTCGCCGGTTAACAGTCGGCGGTCATGTCTTTTTTGCCGAGCCGCGCTGCACGGCTTTCTGGTTGAGCAGGCGCCGCCGCTGGGCGTAGCCGGCCAGGGTAATCGACAGGAGAAGGGTCGTGCCGTTGAACAGCGGCTCCACCCAGAAGGCGCCACCGAACTGCTGAATGCCGGCAATGCCGATCGCCAGGATAGAGACGCCGATCACCGTGCCCCAGACATTGACGCGACCTGGGCGGATGGTGGTCGACCCGAGGAAAGCACCCACAAGGGCGGGCAGCATGTAGTCCATGCCGACGCTCGCCTGGCCGACGCCCTGTTCGGCGGCCACCAGCACACCGGAGAAGCCGGTGATTACCGAGGACGCGATGAAGGCGCCGATGACATACCGAGTGACGGGAATGCCGTTGAGGCTGGCCGCGTTGGGATTGCCACCGACGGCGTACATGCATCGGCCGAGGGGGTGTGCTCGGTGACCAGCCAGAGCACCACGGCAAGCGCCAGCACGTAGAAGCCGCCGATCGGGATCCCGAAGATTTCGGTGTGGTGAAGCATCAAGAAGCTATCAGGAAGGTCGCCAACGATCTGGCGTCCACCGGAGTGCCAAAGAGCGATGGCATAAAGCGTGGTGCCGGTACCGAGCGTGGCGACGAATGCGTCGATATCGGCGACGGCCACCAGAATGCCGTTGATGAGACCGTAGACCACCGACAGCAGCAGAACGATCAGCACGGCCATAGGCCAGCTGAAGCCGTAGGTGACCTGCAGACTGATGGCCAGAATGTGCCAAAGCACAATGCCGAAGCCCACGTTGAGGTCGATCTTGCCGACGATCATCGGAATGGTCGCCGCGAGCGCCAGGAGTGCCACCTTGGACTTGGAAGCGAAGATCGCCTGCACGGTCAGGAGGGAAGCAAATGACGGAGTCGCCACCGAGAAGAGGATGATGAGCAGGACGCACAGGATCAGCAGCCCGTAGCGGGTGCCGGCCTGGGTCAGTACCGGCACGAAGCCATCCCGGCTCAGGCTTACGCGCTCCTCCAGCGCGGTGGACTTTACGGATGAGCTGGCCACCTCTAGTTCTCCCAGAAAAATTGTCTCGCTAGTACGGACGCGCCAACTGGGGCGCTCGGCGAAATCTCGTCAGGCAACGGCAGCCGAAGCCGCGATCTCCTCGCCACCACAGGCCCGCTGCAGCAAGTTGGCGAAGGTCACGTCTTCGTTGATCAGTTCGTCGACCACCTTGCCGCGGTTGAACACCAAGGCGCGGTTGCAGATGTGGGCGATCTCCTCGAAGTCCATGGAGATCACCAGAACGGCGATACCCTTGGCGAGCGCCGCGTTGAGCAAGTCGTAGATCTCGGCGCGGGCTCCGACATCCACGCCGGCCGTGGGATCCTCCAGAATGAGAACTGGCGTGCCCAGTTTCATCCAGCGGGCCATGACCACCTTCTGCTGGTTACCACCCGACAGCGCGCTGACATCGATATCGATGAGTCGCGGACGTACGTCGAAGCGCTCGACCTCGGCCCAGGCGTGCTTGGCTTCCGTCTCAGCGCCATAGGGCGAGATCGACCGAAGCCCGAGATTGCAGGGGTTCAGGAACAAGTTTTCCCGAACCGACATGGTCATCACCACGCTCTCGTTGATGCGGTCGCCAGCGACCAGCGAGATACCAGCGGCGATTGCCTCGGTAGGTGAGCGCGGCGCGATGACCCGCCCTTCCATTTGAATACTTCCGGCGGCGGCGCTTCGCTTGCCGAACAGGCAACGACCGATCTCCTCCTGCCCGGCGCCGCGCAGACCAACCAGCGCAACCATCTCGCCGCGTCGCAGCGTGAAGGAAACCGGGCCGGTGTCACCCACCATCAAGCCATCGACTTCCAGCATGGCCGGAGCATTGATGGGCAACGGCCGACGCTTGTCGCCGCGCTTTTCTTCGCCGACGATCAAGCGCACCAAGTCCCGGAGCTCATATTGGCTAGTCGCTCCACCCGCCACCCAGCGGCCATCGCGCATGACGCAAACCTCGTCGGCGATCTCGACAACCTCGTCCAGGCGATGGGTGACGTAGATCATGCCGACTCGCCGTTGGCGCAGGCGTTCCAGCACATCGAAAAGATGTTTGACGTCGTCGGCCGGCAGCGAGGCCGTCGGTTCGTCAAGCACCAGCACCTCGGCATCGACGGCAACGGCACGCGCTATGGCCAGCAACGATTTTTCGGTGCGCGACAACTCGAACACCCGAGCGTCGGGATCGATATCGGTGCCGACGGCCTCGAGCGCCGCGACCGCCCGCCGACGCACTTCCGCCCAGTCCACGAGACCGAGGCGGCGGGGGAAACCCATGGTGAAGGCCATGTTTTCCGCCACGGTCATCCACTCGACAAGACCGAGATCCTGGTGAATGAAGGCAATCGGCTGGCGTCCACGCCGCCCGACGGCACTTGCCGAAACGATTTCCTCGCCACGAAACAGGATCGAACCGGAATCGCGCTTGTAGACCCCTGCGAGGATCTTGATGAGCGTTGACTTGCCGGCCCCGTTCTCGCCAAGCAGAGCCAGAATCTTGCCGGGCCTAACATCAATGCTGACGTGATCGACGGCGGCGACGCGGCCGAAGGTCTTGACGATGTCGACCATCGAAAGCAGCGGCGCATCGGGCGTAGTGGTGGGTGATGTCATGAGCGTCCTCCTCCCCGAGGCGCTTCGCATTTATCGTAAGCGGCAGCTCTAAGCTCAAAGGGCGAGGATTTTCTCCCAAACCCGCTCGTCGACCGGAATGCCCTTTTCCTTGTTCTGAGCCTTCATCTGCGGGAACTCATGGCCCGGCAGACGGATAGCCTGAGAGGGATCGGAGCGTTCAGCGGTCAGCACATAATCACAGATACGACGCAGCTTCTCATCACGCGTGCCCTTGTCGATCAGCCGATCCACCTCGATGGCAACGAATATCTGCGAGACGTTGTACTCGTCGTCCATCTCCTCGCTGACCTCGGCGACCGACAGGCCGCCGGATAGAAGCGTGGCGATCATGTCGAGAACGATGGAAAGAC is part of the Pleomorphomonas sp. PLEO genome and encodes:
- a CDS encoding substrate-binding domain-containing protein; the encoded protein is MTRIGLLLSTTLAAAVIATLPARADAFLDEAKALVAKATAPASSWDGPTAGPAIAKGKSIIYIASDMKNGGVLGVEEGVAEAAKVAGWQLDVLDGAGSVKDQLAALNQAIAKKPDGIVIGGWNPNVAKMALKKAVQEKIVLVGWHAVPKPGPVPEYNVFYNVTSDSDDVAKTAAMYAVAKSEGTAKALIFTDSLYQIALDKANAMKAVIEKCAGCKVVEFIDTPLADTSNRMPQMTFSLIQKYGEDYQYSLAINDLYFDFMASSLQTAGKNGLGAPFNISAGDGSESAYQRIRSGNHQTATVPEPLKLHGWQIVDEFNRAFAGEKPSGYVTPVHLVTKDNIAFDGGDKNVYDPQNGYQDHYKAIWGAK
- a CDS encoding TetR/AcrR family transcriptional regulator; this encodes MERKRSDHEAIKKKPSGAAVMQEEVTRALTRAFFEEWARSGYGALSLEAVAARAGVGKAALYRRWPSKLALATERLEAVGIPATAYVDAGSFEADTLTLLRSLRRLLRHPLVRRILPDLHAEMLRNVELAHAVRGRLQTERRRRAADIFNRAKERGEVDQDADPELFSDLVGSMIYWRVIVTNARVDQAYLRMLTALVVKAFRKT
- a CDS encoding SMP-30/gluconolactonase/LRE family protein, which encodes MSAFLSSTGDTPAGLTRHDSVLTCLASPAVWAEGPVWLPAEDAVIFSDVKGNRMFRWSRDGSVTLYRDPSNFANGNALDRQGRLVSCEHGRRGISRTEPDGRVHMLVDRFDGRRFNSPNDLTVKSDGSIWFTDPPYGITGDAEGFKSESQVIGCWVYRFDPATGDIDVVATDVQRPNGIAFSPDESRLYLADMSVVDFPTKGHRHLVAYDVVEGCRLKDPRVLAVIEPGIPDGFTVDAAGNIYCSFEQGIMVLAPDGSRLGTIPVPERVSNCTFGGPNQDELFITAATSLYHIRLATRGVQYDHLLGVR
- the ulaD gene encoding 3-keto-L-gulonate-6-phosphate decarboxylase UlaD; this translates as MTRPALQVALDFIELDPALAAAEQLAGSVDILEAGTLLCLACGMDSVRALRRNHPDHLLVADFKAADAGETLAELAFDAGANWMTVVCAAPLPTMERALAVAEARGGDVQIELFGNWTFKDARDWRRLGIRQAIFHRGRDAQAAGQTWSQDDLDRLKALSDIGLEMSVTGGIAAADLPLFRNIAAKVFIAGRALYGATDPVAAAAGFQQAISDIWGA
- a CDS encoding FGGY-family carbohydrate kinase gives rise to the protein MPIWLGIDCGGTFLKAGLYDETGRLLGLARSGLPVLSDEPGWAERDMEALWQATCRVIADVLARSGVASATISGIGISAQGKGLFLLDREQRPLGRAMLSSDQRALDKVRAWQREGLPEKLYPRTLQTLWTGHPVSLLRWLKDERPAVYERIGSIMMAHDYLRFRLTGTLGAEITNISESNLYDMRAGRYDAALAGLCGIDEIMEALPSPVGSAEIVGGVTIQAAADTGLAVGTPVVGGLFDVVATSLAAGIGDERRLNAVLGTWSVATGVTDHVADGLSIPFVYGHHAEAGLYIVHDASPTSAANLEWLAAQFADRDYAAMDKAVAALPPAASDVIFLPFLYGSNAGLGMKAGFYGLQALHGRAHLLQAVYEGVVFSFLQHLDRLRQRFPDAETLRVTGGPARSEVWMQMLADTAGLPLELPAVEETGCLGAAMAAAVGTGTYRDFRAAMAAFEPPITRVEPVPSRFAPYARKRTAYRELIAALAGYEERLATLRSAPSQGTAP
- a CDS encoding L-ribulose-5-phosphate 3-epimerase, translated to MRRHPLGIYEKALPPGLSWPERLALAKACGFDFVEMSVDESDARLARLDWSAEERLALVRATVETGISVPSMCLSGHRRFPFGSHDPVVVERAKEIMEKAIRLARDCGIRTIQLAGYDVYYEEQDAGTLARFEAGLQWAVERAAAAQVMLAVEIMDTPFINSISKWKDWEARIRSPWFTVYPDVGNLSAWRNDVASELELGIDRIAAIHLKDTRPVTADHPGSFRDVPFGEGCVDFSGVFGWLKTFGYRGAFLVEMWTEKAEEPVAELIAARRFIEARMRDAGFAA
- a CDS encoding sugar ABC transporter ATP-binding protein → MTSPTTTPDAPLLSMVDIVKTFGRVAAVDHVSIDVRPGKILALLGENGAGKSTLIKILAGVYKRDSGSILFRGEEIVSASAVGRRGRQPIAFIHQDLGLVEWMTVAENMAFTMGFPRRLGLVDWAEVRRRAVAALEAVGTDIDPDARVFELSRTEKSLLAIARAVAVDAEVLVLDEPTASLPADDVKHLFDVLERLRQRRVGMIYVTHRLDEVVEIADEVCVMRDGRWVAGGATSQYELRDLVRLIVGEEKRGDKRRPLPINAPAMLEVDGLMVGDTGPVSFTLRRGEMVALVGLRGAGQEEIGRCLFGKRSAAAGSIQMEGRVIAPRSPTEAIAAGISLVAGDRINESVVMTMSVRENLFLNPCNLGLRSISPYGAETEAKHAWAEVERFDVRPRLIDIDVSALSGGNQQKVVMARWMKLGTPVLILEDPTAGVDVGARAEIYDLLNAALAKGIAVLVISMDFEEIAHICNRALVFNRGKVVDELINEDVTFANLLQRACGGEEIAASAAVA
- a CDS encoding ergot alkaloid biosynthesis protein; the encoded protein is MAESSDIRTTGIRSSFYVPSVALTLSSRSWESPIMPNPAILVTGATGKTGRRVVECLVRMKLPARAGSRNPAPDGVHFDWSQSETWSAALDGVRAVYLVAPSGVTDVLGAMKPFIDQAVEVGVDRFVLLSASSLPEGGPMMGAVHAYLRQAAPHWTVLRPSWFMQNFSELQHQSTIKDERRIYSATADGRVGFIEVGDIASVAAHALADPAFPDAEYILTGPETMSYSEVAAVIGKVIGADVRYIRLLEAEVADRFRSIGIPDEYAKLLAAMDSTIADGAENRVTTKVADITGQPPRSFEAFAASAAAAWYP
- a CDS encoding nuclear transport factor 2 family protein; its protein translation is MTLSPDVLPTFSAMLRSAIGDLLEPSAGSFLEMFAEDGVMEFPYAPPGSVKVLHGRSALADHLKRFPEILSIDGFSVPQVWRTDTPGTVILEMECKGRGIRTGEPYDQTYISVVTTKDGRIQRYKDYWNPLVVLRAIGGSDALKQVMGESNHA